One window of Toxotes jaculatrix isolate fToxJac2 chromosome 19, fToxJac2.pri, whole genome shotgun sequence genomic DNA carries:
- the LOC121199569 gene encoding solute carrier family 22 member 2-like — MTTFDDILEEAGKFGRCQKRIFALLCMVSMPWAGVYVGIVFQGFTPDHWCRDSAVVERRQACGWSPADSRRLTVPLVNSSGVLQQSSCEQYDVDWNSTGLTCDTQDLDLSKTPTTTCKEGWEYDYEGRRSFVTEFDLVCSDGWLVDMYQATLNVGFLVGSIAIGYLADRFGRKMSFLMSNLLNGIAGILVAVAPNYVSLLVFRTLYGFGVKGGWVAGYVLITEIVGVEYRRTVGVIYQMFFSVGILLLPLLAYFITDWRWLQVVITVPYILFLSYYWFIPESPRWLLSQNKKSKAVKVTEDMAKENKKTLSKNIETLTDENADSCTASFLDLIRTPKMRKHTFILSYNWFTSAVVYQGLIMRLGILGGNVYIDFLISGLVEFPAAFLILFTIERIGRRLPFASANIVAGASCFITAFIPDSMFWFKTVVACIGRLGITMAFEMVVFVNTELYPTFVRNLGVSVCSTLCDVGGIVAPFLLYRLAVIWLELPLIIFGSLAFLAGGLVLLLPETRGVPLPDTIDDIEFPDRVKEKAALKNQQLDNLLPNKDVSTNKDTATV; from the exons ATGACCACTTTTGACGACATCTTGGAAGAAGCTGGGAAGTTCGGCCGCTGTCAGAAGCGTATCTTCGCCCTGCTGTGCATGGTGTCCATGCCCTGGGCCGGTGTGTACGTCGGCATCGTCTTCCAGGGTTTCACCCCGGATCACTGGTGCCGGGACTCTGCGGTGGTGGAGAGGAGGCAGGCGTGCGGCTGGAGCCCGGCAGACAGCCGCAGGCTGACGGTGCCTCTGGTCAACAGCTctggagtcctgcagcagagcagctgtgagcagTACGACGTGGACTGGAACAGCACAGGACTCACCTGTGACACACAGGACCTGGACCTCAGCAAAACTCCCACAACCACCTGCAAAGAGGGCTGGGAGTATGACTACGAGGGAAGACGGTCCTTTGTCACTGAG TTTGACCTGGTGTGTTCAGATGGGTGGCTGGTGGACATGTACCAGGCCACTCTCAACGTGGGATTCCTGGTTGGGAGCATCGCTATTGGTTACCTGGCCGACAG GTTTGGCAGGAAAATGAGCTTCTTGATGTCCAACCTGTTGAATGGGATCGCAGGGATCCTGGTGGCCGTGGCTCCAAACTATGTGTCTTTACTGGTTTTCAGAACGCTTTACGGGTTTGGAGTAAAAGGAGGCTGGGTGGCTGGATACGTGCTGA tCACAGAGATCGTGGGAGTGGAGTACAGGCGTACGGTGGGAGTCATTTACCAGATGTTCTTCAGTGTCgggatcctcctcctccctctgctcgcctACTTCATCACAGACTGGCGCTGGCTGCAGGTCGTCATCACCGTCCCCTACATCCTCTTCCTGTCCTACTACTG GTTCATTCCTGAATCTCCACGATGGCTTCTCTCTCAGAACAAAAAGTCCAAAGCTGTAAAGGTCACTGAGGACATGgccaaagaaaacaagaagacTCTGTCCAAAAACATCGAG ACTCTGACAGATGAGAACGCTGACTCCTGTACGGCCTCCTTCTTGGACCTGATCAGAACTCCGAAAATGAGAAAGCACACTTTCATCCTCAGCTACAACTG GTTCACCAGTGCTGTGGTCTACCAGGGTTTGATCATGAGGCTGGGAATTCTGGGAGGAAACGTCTACATCGACTTCCTCATCTCCGGCCTGGTGGAGTTCCCCGCCGctttcctcatcctcttcacGATTGAACGTATCGGCCGACGTCTTCCCTTCGCCTCCGCCAACATCGTCGCCGGAGCCTCCTGCTTCATCACGGCCTTCATTCCTGACA GTATGTTCTGGTTTAAGACAGTGGTGGCCTGCATCGGTCGGCTGGGGATCACCATGGCCTTTGAGATGGTGGTGTTTGTTAACACTGAGCTCTACCCAACGTTTGTCAG GAACCTGGGAGTTTCGGTTTGTTCAACCTTGTGTGATGTTGGAGGCATCGTGGCTCCGTTCCTGCTCTACAGACTGGCTGTCATCTGGCTGGAGCTGCCGCTCATCATCTTCG GGTCTCTGGCTTTCCTGGCTGGTGGTTTGGTGCTGCTGCTCCCTGAGACCAGAGGTGTGCCGCTGCCCGACACCATCGATGACATCGAGTTTCCCGACAG agtgaaggagaaagcTGCACTGAAGAATCAGCAGTTGGACAACTTGTTGCCCAACAAGGACGTATCGACCAACAAAGACACAGCAACTGTGTAA